AAGAAAATGCATGAAGAGGCGTTAAAAAAAGGAATTTCACACAAAGATGTTTTGCGAATGAGTCAGTTACTTGACAAAAAACTCAATGAATTACACAAGCTGGATTCGTTACAATAACAGAGCCGAAAGGCTCTGTTATTATTCTAATGAATGAGTTTAGGCTTTTTTTCTCGTTTCGTTTATCAAATGGTGTCATACGCAGTAAGGTATTGCCTTGATATGCAATATCTTGAATTATCGAGAGATACAGCTATAGGCGATTTTATTGCTTATATTCATGAACAAATGGCAACAGCAGAGGGTAGAACTTATCGTTATTCTTTTTCTGGTTCCCTCTTTTTTACACGTATGAAGGAAAGAAATCTTTATTCGACGAATAACCAGGAAATTATTGAGCGTATATCGCGATCGGGTTTGGCGGAAATTTATCATACGTGTTTAGTATAGGAGGGGAGTAAGGATATGAGCATGCGATTTACCTGTATTGATGTCAATACGCCCTATTGTCCCTGTTTGCTTGCAGAAACGAATCACTGCGTTCTTTGTAGTCAGTTGCAAGGAGAAAAATTTTGTGACTGTAATTGGACGGGTCTGTGCATACTAAATGAAAAAAAATGGCAGTCAAAGACGAATATAACGGAAGACATGATTTTTCGTCAGGAAGTAGAAAGCAGAATTATTGCCAAGGAGCCGATTAGTGAACATACTTATCTCATGCGTCTAGAAGTAAACGGTGATTTAGCAAAAAAACTACAGAAACTTGGTTCTTTTGTATTTTTGCGACGACTAGAAGATCCGGCATTTTTTCATTTTCCTGTGGGGGTTATGGAAATAGAAGATACTGAGATTACTGTTGTGATTGAAGCCTCAGGGCCAAAATCAACGCGCTTAGTAGAAGATAAAATGGAAAAAATTTTGGTTCGCGGCCCTTATTTTAACGGCATTTTCGGTCAGCCGTGGATTGACGAGATTTCTTGTGGTACAATACTAGTAATAGCAGGTGGGCTGGGTCAGTCGCCTGCATGGCCGATTATTAAAACTTTACGGACCCATAACAATCAAGTAGTTGCTATTTTGGCACCTGGTCATGTCGGTAAAATATTTGTTGGTCATGAATTTCAAGAATTAGGGGTGACAGTGAAGGAAGTTGCTTCGTTACGCAGTGAGGGGCTGCCTCTGATTGCAGATTGGTTTCTTAGTGAGACGCTGCGGCCTGATTTGGTCGTGAGTGCAGGTCCTGATGCTCAGCATAAGGCAATTATTCATATGATGGAGCGAACGGATGTGAATATTCCCATGGCAGCGACGAATAATGCTGCTATGTGCTGTGGTGAAGGCATTTGCGGCAGTTGTGAAAGAATGACAAAAGATAATAAAAAAATACGCACCTGTAAAGTTCAGACTGATTTTATCCATTTTATTGATGAATGACAGAATGACTTGCAGATAGGAGTAGTTATGGCAGAACGTTTGCAAAAAGTAATTAGTCAAGCTGGTGTGACGTCACGAAGGGATGCTGAAAAGATTATTACTGCGGGCCGAGTGAAGGTGAATGGTAAGACCGTCTCTGAGCTTGGTACGAAAGTTGAGCTAGAAGATGTAATCAAAATCGATGGCAAAGCGATTAATCGTGAGAAATTAGTCTATGT
This portion of the Pelorhabdus rhamnosifermentans genome encodes:
- a CDS encoding aspartyl-phosphate phosphatase Spo0E family protein, producing MSVSVTRGKLERLRKKMHEEALKKGISHKDVLRMSQLLDKKLNELHKLDSLQ